The genomic DNA TGCAGTTTATGGGGGCATACAAGTAAGCCACAAGTTGCACGAGTACGCCCCAAGTGGCTTGAGTGTGCCATAGACTGAGCAAGTGTGTCATAGACTGAGCAAGTGTGCATGTTGCATGTTGCATTTTAGGTAGCTGAATGCATGCCTAATAGCAGAGCACCAACTTGATATGCACACTACATGCCTGGCCCTTTGTGGTGCCAGACAGAGACCCAATCAAGGCATAGTTGCACACCTCTTATGCACGGGTGTACCTGACGTCTGCTACAtcatgttcttgttgactttcTATTTGGAATAGACACAACTACAATTTCAAAGGTTCCTTCGCATATAACTTAATCCCAGAAAATAATCATTCCAAtccaaaatcaatttaacaGATTTTCGTGGCATAAGATTGAATCAAAAACCACACCAAGCAATAAACAACGACTCAAATCatgtttatacaaataattcccaaaattcaatataaatttcaaagagAAGGTGAAGAATGCCTACCTTTCCTCCAATGAAGCTTGAGTCTTCACGTGGCTATGGATTTCCAGCGATCTCCTTCCTTTCACAGTGCATGAAACTCTTTGTTCTCTCCTTGGTTTGCTCTGTGTGTGTTGTATATTATGAAAAATCATTAGTTTTTCTTCAAAACGCAATTGACCTCCTAAATAAAGTGCAAAGATCATGCAAGGCAAGCTCATACTTATCCCAATGCTAAAATCATGGGATCATGATTTCAGTTCTCATAACAATGAACATAAAGATCATAATGACCTTCTAGGCTCACTCAAGTGTATACAATTGCTATATACGTACATACACacaataataaacaataaatagaGCAATAATTATAGCATCGAACTGAAaagaaatgaccaaaatacccctcacACTTATCTAAGGATATTACATATATGTAGCCTCATGAAATATTAAGATCAACATGGATGAGGTAAAATGAaggtaaattattaattttggagaaaatattcatattttctGGGAAAAAAAGAGTGCTACCTGACACTTTCACCATAAGTATATGAGGTCACCTTGACTAAATTTCAAGAACAAAACTAACCATGCAgtctcaaatttaataattaatattaaaagtgaCATGGATAAGTTTGATGATATAATTAAGATggtttatctaatttataacTTCTGATTACTTTCATTTAAATCATCAGCTATCCAGTTTTAGATAGGATCAAATCATTACTTGccaaattatatatcaagaaAATGATGTTCAAATTTGTCTTAATTTGTTTTACTATTAACAGAATCATTTGATAGAGAATTAGGATTGTTGTCACTTGAATTAttgattcatttaaaaaattgatttaaattgtaaaatatttattattttgatatatattatgtgaaaaaacatacaaatttatttataaaaattaagataatcatgtatgattgaacaattttaaaataaaaaaacaaataaacaattacataatttaattataagttgtcattttgatttatatatatgaaatattttatttaatattaaatgagaaCCTCGATCCTGAGATAGACAATGACTAAAAcattacattttaaatataataatacaaagaCTTAAAATCCAAACTCATGTGACCCAAAAGAATCAATTAAGAAACCCGAAAATTTTTGTGTGACCTTTATGATATTGGTTTAATATATGATCTTACACAGACTTAATATGCTTGcattatctaaattaatattacttttgtCTATAGACCACCTCTCAAGGTAGAAATTATACTTACAATATCAAATTCCGACATCATATTCTTACTTATTAttccattttaatttaatggttttaaatttttgttcattgACATACGAGTTATTTAATTAGGGCATAtctgatattataatttatcttttgtttgttgttttttaaaacaaagataCATCAAATCTTTCAAAGCTAAACTAACTAGAAATTAATTGAACTATCTTCTAATTAGTTTTGTCATATAATTGGACTATTACAGATGAGCAATGttttaaatgtgtatatatttttggtatataattcagatacacaaataatatattataatgtgattgagtgttattttatttttaatttaaaatcatccaatcacataataacatattatttatttacctatattgtatataaaaaatgtgtatatattatttgattgatgGAAGATTATACATTCTCTTTTATCAGAATGCACATCATAATCTTCATCATGTAGAGCCACCTTTTGAATATATATCGCAAAACTCAATCCACCTTTTGAATTCTAATCAACCAAATCATCCCTTTCTATATATATACCTCATGTACCTCAGCCCTAAAAAACACACCCAAAGaccaaaaattgaaactctaaacCATCGCAactctataaaaaaataaaaaaacaaaactcgACATATTTACACAAATCAATCAACTAAAATATGTGCGATGGCAGTGTAAATCTTCCCCCTGGATTCAGATTCCTGCCAACTGATGAAGAACTTATTCTTCACTTTCTCTACCGCAAGGCCTCTCTTTTGCCTTGCCATCCTAACATCATTCCGGATCTTGTTCCTTTTTTTCATGACCCCTGGCAACTTAATGGTATATTTTAACATCAATCAATTTGCTCATTTCTTCTATTTTGTGTTTATATTATCTATTGATGATTTCCCATAAGAGTTTTAGCAGCTAGTCAAGTCCGTGGTCTACTCCTATAAGGTCTGGGGTTTGACTCCCGATGATTAAAGTTCATTGTATCGCTGTTCTTAAAGATTCTAGGGTTAGATGGGggttttattttgaaatctgGCTCACAATAAAAAGTGCCAAGGGATTTCTgaattctcaaaaaagaaaattatttatccaTGATTATCCATTTTCACTTGTTTTGACAGGAAAAGCGTTGTGCAGTGGAAACCAGTGGTACTTCTTCAGCCAAGTGATGGAGAATCGAGTGAGTGAAAATGGGTATTGGAAGGATTTGAATTTTGAGCTACCTATTTTCTCAAGTGCCGGCAAGAAAATTGGAGTCAAGAAACATTTTTCATTCTTCACTGGCGAAGCTCCAAGTGGTGTAGAAATCGGTTGGAATTTGCAGGAATATCATCTCTGCAATTTTGCATTCAATTATTCttctttcaaaagaaaaagaaatcgaAAACTAGTAAGTAAATTATCGAACGtctgtatttttataaattcgaACTTCAGTTTAATCCCTCATAgcaattgtaaaaaaaaaaatagtgatgtATGATAAAAGGgatattctaataattttattttgggttttaGGATTTCTGCAAATGGGTTCTATGTCGAGTTTATGAGAGGAAGAATAATTCTGAGAGTTTGTGCTATGGAGATGATGATGACAATGGAACCGAGCTTTCGTGTCTAGATGAAATGTTCTTGTCATTAGAAGATGATCTTGCTGATATAAGTTTGCCTAATTAGTTTGAATtacatttttgttattgttcATGCTTTAATTATATTTCCTTCCTTGTACATATTTGCTTTAATATACTAATCAAATGTTAACTTGGTTGTGGTcttattattacattttaccgGTTGAAAATGTATATAGAtattattacttaaaattttatattaaaggtGAATATTGAATTTAATCTCAATCATTTGAAATACTTTAATGCAGAAGAAcactcaattttaaatacacaattgagtatttaaataacatattatgtgattatatgttaATTAGTAGTTTGAATATTTGGGTCTTCCTTGGAATTTATAATGAGCTTGGGCTCTAAAGATCTTGAGAGATTTAAGGTTTCTGTTTCTCTTTATAAAGTGGGTAGGTTGATAGGATGAATGATTCATGTTAGGCTTGATTTTAAAGGTAGGAGAGGTATATCATGGaactttatcttttcttttctttttcttttttttttcttgtttaatcaAATGGGCTCTCCTAATGTCTTTTAGAGTGTAGAATGAGTAATTCCACTAATCTCCCTTACAAAATTTCTTAGTTTTTAACACATTtatggttttgaaaattttgctcAACTCACCTATTGATAGGGAGTATATGTTGAATTTGACATTATGCTTTCTTTGAccataaaaaaatcaatattacccctacttttcaataatattatacaatagTTGAAGCAAAgataagaattaaagaaaaagtgttatttgttatgacctgaagtcccacatcgctcccgttcTGTCTACTGAACTTGTATATAagcaggggccagaagcccttaactcaatAGACGCGTAAGAAAACCTTGAGGATCCTAAAGATCCAAAGAGGACAATATCTAGTGGCCCATGTAGGTCTCGGACCTGGGTACAGGCCCGAAGCCCTACCCCGCTAGACGCGTTTTAAAGTCGTGAGGgtctgaagcccaaagcggacaatatctgttgggctgtttataaaattatctacATATTAAGTAGAACTCAGATTAAAAATCAACTTATTAAGGGTGTTCATTTATAAACCCAATTGTGAAGTCTTAAACAAACCAGGTGGGAATAAATTGGGTAGTTAAAAAAGAGTTAAAGCAAGATGacaataagttaaaaaaaaaaaagaaattaataaaacacaacATCATCAATGAGTTGTTATCATTACATAACTATCATTGATGcaatttttatcatcaattgaTATATGCAATTTTAAGTTTTGTATAAGATAAactaaagtaattttgatgTGTTTATTAATGAGTATtgataattaaatgaaaaatagagataacaaaaataaaatacaatatttttaatatgatttgatttgatggaCAGAATGCCTACGTCCCTAGTGCATTGATGTGTGTATTACAAAAAATGACTAAGATAATGTAGTAGCTTGTATGGAATCTctagtatgattttttttcttcttttttatcatttccttCCTTGCTATACTCATAGAACTTTCAAAAGGAAGTTACATTCAAATGGTCAAAATtgagattttgaattataatgagattataatatatatatatatttctattttaatttaaataaaaaagaatattatagatttcaaaaaaaaattatttagatattgaGTTTTAATTAGGCCTGGTTTAATTTGATTCCTTTCTTTCTGTTCATATAAGTACAGAACACCCttctatctattttttaatatttaattagatattaaaattatatattattatgtaattaaatgataatttattgttaaataaagttgtttattaatataataacatatgatTTTGATcactaattaattacttaagcCTCACGCTTATAAATGACTATCCCTATCTTCTTGCTTTAATGTGTATAGGTGTTGAATCATGCAAAACATATAAGAATTAAATAGGTAAATATTgtcttttattaattgaaaataagtagataattttgataataagtGAAAATGAAACTTAGAGTTAGGTAAGAAATACGCATATAATAGATGAAATGATAGGAGAATATAATCATCTTCCttcctttattaaataaaaataggaaTGTCGACTTTGTAGAAaacatttttgtattaattgtCCACTGCTAACCTTTTTTAGTGGTTTGGATTGGACAGATTTGGTGTATCCTCGTCATCATCACTCACTCAACTCAACTTTCTTTTGGTAAAATACAAGTCAATTtatgttttaacatttttataagaCCAAATGACTTATTTCTACAGGaagtatattattttcttaagttttttcttatcaattttaaaaatcttatttatccactAATAAGCAATTAaaactattagttttaaaggtaaaattattatttcatttttaatattaaaaataaacttaaattttattttatttttcccttttaaactctaaaaactaacaattttctcctaacctaagttttcaaaaataacatttccccatagggttttcaaactttaagattCAATTTTTTCGATGACAAAGAGATTTCTCTAGTGATCTTCAAGCaatatctctttctctttctgatGCAGTACAACATCATCTTTATTTAGAAACGAAGACGAGGTCTTTGTTAATAACTAAGACTCTTCATCCTCTGACGAAGATGACGTCGCATCGCATTGGAAGGAGGATGACTGGAAAGAGGACACACTGGAGAGGAATAGACATTGTCTGGAGATCGTTGGAAACATCTCTTTATCAtcagaaaaattgaatctaaaagtATGGAAACCTTAAGGGGAAAaggttgttttttaaaacttgggttgagggaatttgtttagttttgagggtttaagagagagaaaataatataattaactaactcagttaattttaacttctCATAgatggataaataagatttacAAAGTTAacaaagaaaacttaggaaaatagTATACTTTGGAAAggggggaataagtcttttttattcaattatttatttatttataaacagtaGTGACCACATCATATCATCTCAAAGTCTCACTTATTTATTGACTTCTTGTTActacattatttttattgatttaggccaaatgactatttcacaCTCAAAGTCGGACATTAActatcgaaaatctaaatatctactaTTCTATTAAATTACATTGTTATtatcaagagtaaaatcattatttaataaaaatacttaaaaaattaaaaatttatcacattttctccctagctttaaaaactaacaatttctctttttccaaaatttgaaaaataaatatttcttccTTAAGGTTTGTAATTTTCCTTTGCCGCTTCTCCATTGACTGGAGTCCACCAACCTCTACTCTCCCATCTCTCAAATGAGGACGAATCATTGGCCAACGATTCATTGACGAGGATCCTCGCAATTCATTAACTAACATGCACCACAAATCCTCCCATCTTCCAAACGAGGACAAATTTTTGCAATTCTTAACTAACATGCATCACAGATCCTCGTCGACGAATCATCGACCAACAATTCATCCTCGTCCAAGTGATAAAAGAGAGGAGGTTGACTAGCTCTAATTGCTAGAGAAGCGGCAAGGGAGAAAAtgtaaaccctagggg from Mangifera indica cultivar Alphonso chromosome 16, CATAS_Mindica_2.1, whole genome shotgun sequence includes the following:
- the LOC123199664 gene encoding NAC domain-containing protein 104-like translates to MCDGSVNLPPGFRFLPTDEELILHFLYRKASLLPCHPNIIPDLVPFFHDPWQLNGKALCSGNQWYFFSQVMENRVSENGYWKDLNFELPIFSSAGKKIGVKKHFSFFTGEAPSGVEIGWNLQEYHLCNFAFNYSSFKRKRNRKLDFCKWVLCRVYERKNNSESLCYGDDDDNGTELSCLDEMFLSLEDDLADISLPN